The DNA window AGTATTTGGGCACCGGATAGTCGAAGCGGTTAAAAATGAAATTGGTAAAACTGTCCCGTGGTCAAGGGAAGATTTAATTGATGCCGCTGAGAGTGGTTACCCGGTCCGGAACGAGCCTTCTTTTGATCCGAAAGAACTGACGAACCAGATTAAAGACCTTGCCTGGGAGTACGCTGGTTTGATCCGCTCGGCGCAAGGGCTGGCCATTGCCAGGCAGAAGTTGGCCGCGCTGGCGTCGGAAATAACGGGTCTGGTTCTAGAACCAGATTGTTTGGAAGCGGTCAATTTGCTTTTGTCAGCCAGGCTGATGGTCGAGGCGGCGGCCCGACGCACCGAAAGTAGAGGTGCCCATTTCCGCCATGATTACCCTGAACGTGATGACGTTAACTGGTTGAAACATATTATTCTTCACAACTGCTTGTGTAGTGCTTGCTAAAATCATTAATGAGTGGTAAGATAATGTTAACAAGATAGGGGCGAATGGGTTAACGATCGCCCTATTTTCACGTAAATTGTGTTAACTTTAACAAAGAAAATAGTTAACAAAAATTGATTAAAGGGGGCAAGAAAACAGGCATATTAACCGCAGAAAGTAATAAAGTAATATAACATGATCAGACTAATTATTTCTCGTAAAGTTTTTAAAGATGAGAGGAGGATTACGCCTGTGAAATTATCGACCCGAGAAATGGTTCGAGTCGCATTATTTACTGGTCTGACCTGTATTGTGGCTCTGATTCTCAAGTGGGGAGGAGAGATCCTTGTCCCGTTTAGCTTTTTGCCCATGATGGCTATGCTGGCCGGTGCCTTGCTTGGTAGTCGATTGGGCGCGATGAGCATGGTGGTTTACGTCGTGATGGGGCTGGTAGGGATACCGGTTTTTGCTAAGCCGCCCTATGGTGGACTTGCTTACGTGCTGCAGCCTACTTTTGGCTTTATACTAGGTTTTATTGCGGCGGCTGTTGTGGTTGGGAAGATTTTGCAGGGGAATACGCGGTTTAGCGTTGTTCGTTATGCTGTGGCGATGGTTGCCGGTATTACAATCATTTATTTATTTGGCTTGCCGTATATGTACGCTATTCTAAATTTCTACCTGGGCAAATCAATATCAATGATGCGGGTGATTCAAGTTGGCTTCCTACCGTTTATCGGACTTGATCTGGTCAAAGGGGTTATTGCCGCCGGGATCGCGAAAGTGGTCAAGGAACGGGTAGCCTTCTTGGCAGAACGGGCCGCTTAAGGCGGCTCATTTTTTTCATTTCGTCTGGGCGTTTTTGATCCGGCGAGACCAAAAGGCGTAAAGAATTATACCAACTAAAGCGACGAGTCCGACGCCGATTAAGATATTGACGATGTTCATGGTTTTTGTGTCCATGATCAAACCAAACATTTATTTTCATCTCCTGGCTTAAGATTTGTAATGACTGACCAAAGGTCTCTACCCTTATAGCGCGTAATGAAATGACTTTCTTTACAATTATTATTCGCTGGTTGAGGGATACTATACATCTGATTTGTAAGTTTACAAAACCCCGTGGCAATGGTTAAAATAAAAGGGGGTGGCGGTAATGTATGGGCATCTGACCGATGTACCAGGAGTAGAGGTCGGACAGGCGACAGACCCGATAGGACTGACGGGCTGCACAGTGATCTTGACCAAAAATGGTGCCGTGGCTGGAGTTGATGTCCGGGGAGCGGCGCCGGGCACACGGGAAACAGACTTGCTGCGACCGATGCACTTGATCGAAAAAACACATGCTATCGTGCTCACCGGTGGGAGTGCCTTTGG is part of the Bacillota bacterium genome and encodes:
- a CDS encoding biotin transporter BioY, translated to MVRVALFTGLTCIVALILKWGGEILVPFSFLPMMAMLAGALLGSRLGAMSMVVYVVMGLVGIPVFAKPPYGGLAYVLQPTFGFILGFIAAAVVVGKILQGNTRFSVVRYAVAMVAGITIIYLFGLPYMYAILNFYLGKSISMMRVIQVGFLPFIGLDLVKGVIAAGIAKVVKERVAFLAERAA